One Solanum lycopersicum chromosome 4, SLM_r2.1 DNA window includes the following coding sequences:
- the LOC101267887 gene encoding uncharacterized protein, whose product MSRCFPYPPPGYSLNRSSNEALIESIKLQKEREVAKAEKKDRKREKKEKKREEKKAKKEKSNLGFGKATHESKGKYLFKCFEDEPEQLERSNLTEEHEPAVCSQNSSCSSDSTQNSNKRKRPTSPSPSRGGIQAHGSIIRIRLSKKGVQGEISVSKEKHLPKPAQQVAEVTVRTSAERANPLLKTTNKRSCPPPVAVSEPSTSNCGWVDRVAEDNATPSCSKVHENSIEFQYKNLIENWLPPSLPSDNLDLEDDQSWLFQRKPKQARVEEKNLGGGDKTCGSCSSLWQQPRAQYLPDVELYALPYTVPF is encoded by the exons ATGTCTCGGTGCTTCCCATACCCACCACCTGGCTATTCGCTGAATAGATCCAGCAATGAAGCCTTGATCGAATCGATTAAG CTCCAAAAGGAGAGGGAGGTAGCTAAAGCAGAAAAGAAGGACAGGAAgagggaaaagaaagaaaagaaaagagaagagaagaaggctAAAAAGGAGAAGAGTAATCTTGGATTTGGCAAGGCCACTCATGAGTCCAAAGGGAAGTACTTGTTCAAATGTTTCGAAGATGAACCTGAGCAGTTGGAGAGGAGCAATCTCACTGAGGAACATGAGCCTGCTGTGTGTTCACAGAATTCCAGCTGCTCATCCGACAGCACCCAGAACAGTAATAAAAGGAAGAGGCCTActtcaccttcaccttcacGAGGTGGCATACAGGCGCATG GTAGCATTATCAGAATTAGATTGTCTAAAAAGGGTGTGCAAGGTGAAATATCAGTATCCAAAGAGAAGCACTTGCCAAAACCTGCTCAACAAGTTGCGGAAGTTACTGTCAGGACATCTGCCGAAAGAGCCAACCCTTTGTTGAAAACTACAAACAAACGAAGTTGTCCTCCTCCTGTAGCAGTTTCAGAGCCAAGTACATCCAATTGTGGGTGGGTTGACCGTGTGGCTGAAGACAACGCAACTCCATCTTGTTCCAAAGTGCACGAGAACAGCATAGAGTTTCAGTACAAGAATTTGATTGAGAACTGGCTTCCACCAAGTCTGCCAAGTGATAATCTAGATTTGGAGGATGATCAATCATGGCTGTTTCAAAGAAAACCTAAGCAAGCTCGAGTTGAGGAAAAAAACTTAGGCGGCGGTGACAAAACTTGTGGAAGCTGCAGTTCATTGTGGCAGCAGCCACGGGCACAATACCTTCCTGATGTTGAGTTGTATGCATTGCCCTACACAGTTCCTTTTTGA
- the LOC101268179 gene encoding uncharacterized protein, translating to MTSWAEIFPEPTAPGAQFKLLTWQSLKPSLNPKLSCLQIATKAHRIKVCIFQIFGRGKRIAGMRRVSRIAALYRAVDGAAAMEVPQHRMSTAAQFSTSSNKSSTRSNWLFNNLLTDLSARTSAHAVAGTMLFSVAATTLTEEVHAKEVVPPELRPKDLVLYQYEACPFCNKVKAFLDYYDLPYKIIEVNPISKKELKWSDYKKVPVVLVDGEQMVNSSDIIDKLYEKVRSGDSTFDADEESKWRKWVDDHLVHMLSPNIYRNTSEALESFDYITSHGNFSFTERITAKYAGAAAMYFVSKKLKKKYNITDERAALYEAAETWVDALKGRDFLGGSKPNLADLAVYGVLRPIRYLKSGRDMVENTRIGDWYSRMESEVGVSARIQA from the exons ATGACTAGTTGGGCCGAGATTTTTCCCGAACCGACGGCTCCAGGGGCCCAATTTAAACTGCTGACGTGGCAAAGTTTGAAACCCTCACTAAACCCAAAATTGAGTTGTTTACAAATCGCCACAAAGGCCCATAGAATAAAAGTTTGCATTTTCCAGATCTTCGGAAGAGGAAAGAGGATCGCCGGAATGAGGAGAGTCAGTAGAATCGCCGCCTTGTACCGGGCAGTCGACGGTGCAGCCGCCATGGAGGTGCCACAGCATAGGATGTCTACGGCGGCTCAGTTTAGCACGAGCAGCAACAAATCATCTACCAGGTCTAACTGGTTATTCAACAATTTGCTCACGGATCTATCTGCTAGAACCTCAGCTCATGCTGTTGCTGGAACAATGCTTTTCTCGGTGGCGGCTACCACGTTGACCGAGGAAGTTCACGCTAAAGAAGTAGTGCCACCGGAATTACGCCCAAAAGATCTTGTCCTTTATCAGTATGAAGCTTGTCCTTTCTGTAACAAGGTTAAAG cATTCCTCGACTACTATGACTTACCATACAAGATCATTGAGGTCAATCCCATCAGCAAAAAAGAACTCAAGTGGTCTGATTATAAGAAAGTGCCTGTTGTGTTGGTTGACGGTGAACAGATGGTGAACTCATCAG ACATTATTGATAAATTGTACGAGAAGGTTCGTTCTGGTGATTCTACATTTGATGCTGATGAAGAGAGCAAATGGCGCAA GTGGGTGGATGATCACTTGGTGCACATGTTATCACCTAACATATACCGAAATACCTCAGAAGCTCTTGAATCGTTCGATTACATCACTAGTCATG GTAATTTCAGCTTTACGGAGAGAATAACTGCCAAGTATGCTGGAGCTGCAGCCATGTATTTTGTTTCgaagaaattgaagaagaaatataatattACAGATGAGCGTGCAGCCCTGTATGAAGCTGCAGAAACATGGGTTGATGCTCTTAAGGGCCGAGATTTTCTTG GTGGCTCTAAACCAAACTTAGCAGATCTTGCTGTATATGGCGTTTTGAGACCCATACGCTATCTGAAATCTGGTAGAGACATGGTGGAGAACACACGTATTGGTGATTGGTACTCTCGAATGGAAAGTGAAGTAGGCGTGTCTGCTAGAATTCAAGCTTAA
- the LOC101268468 gene encoding protein FREE1 → MQQGDYTTSNPYYNYPNSGHISPAPIPNPTPSPPSYASAPPFAATYPPSSDYSSYPSSYPNHYTQNPDLLSTAPAPPLQSYNPPPPAQVPVPALQQPQHSSPFPSFESHGAYQNPVHSQPQQPYYPPYDQPQAAPSYNHSTTPNSSYPSVYSTPNYDNTGKFDQSGQYFDEPVDKYGNYGSGRGEFGQDTYGKRAESGYGNDGYGDGVFAYQGSKVEPYGARGTGSKSSTWSSSFDDFGRPIGYNSPKERSSAPTAKIVKAIPKVDTQQDAKSGVQKFRVKLLAESGGQSTQDVLCQIGLDGIRMLDPSTSRMLRIYPLDTVTRLEATDSSTFAFWSKSAVDIEPRRIRLQSNSYTTSSLLDTVTAAVVQFKEMGGRIMSSESPKVAEQPTEKKKGLTDWINIVKTVNEEKDHWVPDEAVSKCTACGSAFNAFVRRHHCRNCGDIFCDKCTQGRTALTADENAPVVRVCDRCTAEVSRRLSSAKETVNRSTGLQSHEDLAKKLQEEMERNRKGSSGSRQDRSGRMKEVACPTCTVHLQVQVPSSGSETIECGVCQNPFLVSSH, encoded by the exons ATGCAACAAGGCGATTACACCACCTCCAATCCCTATTACAATTACCCTAACTCCGGCCATATCTCGCCGGCTCCGATCCCAAACCCCACCCCTTCACCACCGTCATACGCTTCTGCTCCGCCGTTCGCCGCCACTTACCCTCCATCTTCAGATTACTCATCATATCCCTCTTCTTACCCGAATCATTATACTCAAAATCCTGATTTACTCTCCACTGCTCCAGCACCTCCGTTACAGTCCTACAATCCTCCACCACCGGCGCAGGTTCCGGTTCCGGCGTTGCAACAGCCTCAGCACTCCTCTCCGTTTCCTTCGTTTGAATCCCACGGAGCTTATCAAAATCCAGTTCATTCTCAGCCTCAACAACCTTATTATCCTCCTTACGATCAACCCCAGGCTGCTCCTAGTTACAATCATAGTACCACTCCGAATTCTTCGTATCCTTCAGTTTATTCAACTCCAAATTATGATAATACTGGGAAGTTTGATCAAAGTGGACAGTATTTTGATGAACCTGTGGATAAGTATGGGAATTATGGTTCGGGGAGAGGTGAATTTGGGCAAGATACTTATGGGAAACGAGCTGAAAGTGGATATGGTAATGATGGTTATGGCGATGGGGTGTTTGCTTATCAGGGTAGTAAAGTAGAGCCTTATGGGGCACGAGGGACTGGTTCAAAGTCTTCGACTTGGTCGtctagttttgatgattttggGAGGCCAATTGGGTATAATTCTCCGAAAGAACGTTCATCAGCTCCAACTGCAAAGATCGTCAAGGCAATTCCCAAGGTTGATACGCAGCAGGATGCGAAAAGTGGTGTTCAGAAGTTTAGGGTGAAGTTATTAGCTGAAAGTGGTGGACAGAGTACCCAGGATGTTCTTTGCCAG ATTGGCTTGGATGGAATCCGCATGTTGGACCCAAGCACTAGCCGGATGTTAAGAATTTATCCTCTTGACACGGTAACTAGACTTGAG GCGACGGATTCATCTACCTTTGCCTTCTGGTCAAAAAGTGCAGTGGATATAGAACCAAGGCGTATCAGACTGCAGTCGAACAGTTACACAACCAGTTCCCTGTTAGATACAGTCACGGCTGCGGTTGTACAG TTCAAGGAGATGGGTGGAAGAATAATGTCTTCTGAATCTCCAAAGGTGGCAGAACAGCCTACTGAGAAGAAGAAAGGTCTTACTGATTGGATTAATATAGTGAAGACCGTCAATGAGGAGAAAGATCACTGG GTTCCTGATGAAGCAGTTTCCAAGTGCACAGCTTGTGGATCAGCCTTCAATGCTTTTGTGCGCAGG CATCACTGTCGGAATTGTGGAGATATTTTCTGTGACAAATGCACTCAGGGAAGAACTGCACTGACAGCTGATGAGAATGCACCAGTTGTTAGAGTTTGTGACCGATGTACG GCTGAGGTTTCTCGTCGGCTAAGCAGCGCGAAGGAAACTGTCAATAGATCAACTGGATTGCAAAGTCATGAAGACCTTGCCAAGAAGCTTCAG GAGGAGATGGAGAGAAACCGAAAAGGATCATCTG GCTCTAGACAAGATCGTTCGGGGAGGATGAAAGAGGTTGCTTGCCCTACTTGTACAGTACATTTGCAG GTTCAAGTTCCGAGCTCAGGTTCCGAGACTATAGAATGTGGTGTTTGCCAGAATCCATTCCTCGTTAGTTCGCACTGA